The following are from one region of the Vibrio hyugaensis genome:
- a CDS encoding LysR family transcriptional regulator, translating to MKNTIDLNLYRFLYLLSQQKTQAKVCHTLDISKATFTRQLAECRQRFDNELFNAEKGFYTPTLLCQQLCEAISEPLEQLEQIPQLAQNYNANQHANEYLFSIINPLSAMLTIPLVTALTTEEQKPKIAFIDWSIESIENPKRGAVAIGIGGFPNELNERMVERKVSSVPIFAYVNDQHPLSQQQEIELSDMENLETVRVSMGSLDVSAYYERMRKLTGVNLEQKLTVSSMSAALDCVKVSPYVFVGMYIDDQELPTGIRRLPLKLEGKPMMFDVGIQYHRAFYQHPIIAQVEAFIKRALS from the coding sequence GTGAAAAATACCATTGATTTAAATTTGTATCGCTTTCTTTATCTGCTCAGCCAGCAGAAAACGCAGGCAAAAGTGTGTCACACCCTCGACATCAGCAAAGCGACTTTTACTCGGCAACTCGCCGAATGTCGCCAGCGATTTGATAACGAACTGTTCAATGCGGAGAAAGGGTTCTACACCCCCACTCTCCTTTGCCAGCAGCTATGTGAAGCCATAAGCGAGCCGTTAGAACAACTTGAGCAGATACCGCAACTGGCACAAAACTACAATGCGAATCAGCATGCGAACGAATACCTATTCAGCATTATCAATCCTCTTTCTGCCATGTTGACGATTCCTTTGGTCACCGCCCTCACAACAGAAGAGCAAAAGCCTAAGATCGCCTTTATTGATTGGTCGATTGAGAGCATAGAAAACCCCAAACGTGGTGCTGTCGCCATTGGTATTGGTGGTTTTCCGAATGAACTCAATGAAAGGATGGTAGAACGCAAAGTCAGCTCAGTGCCGATTTTCGCTTACGTCAATGATCAACACCCACTCAGTCAACAACAAGAAATTGAGCTGAGCGATATGGAGAACCTTGAAACTGTGCGCGTCTCAATGGGATCGCTCGATGTGAGCGCTTATTACGAGCGAATGCGTAAGTTAACTGGCGTGAATCTAGAACAAAAACTGACTGTCTCCTCCATGAGTGCTGCGCTAGATTGCGTCAAAGTCAGCCCGTATGTATTTGTTGGCATGTATATCGATGACCAAGAGCTGCCCACGGGCATTCGTCGACTGCCTTTGAAGTTAGAAGGCAAACCTATGATGTTTGACGTAGGTATTCAGTACCATCGTGCCTTCTACCAACATCCAATCATTGCTCAAGTAGAAGCCTTTATTAAACGAGCGCTTAGCTAA